CCCCTCGATCCGCACTGTCAAAAAAGTACATATCCAATAGTTTTAATCTGACAAGGTCAGGTAGAGTTGGATACAAAAGAGCCCGGAGCACTGTAAAGCACAGCGTCTCCGGGCTTTCTGGTTTATCGATGCAAAGATTCCCTTTCAATTTAGCGTGTGGGGCAACCTGTTAATGGCGTTTTGTAAAAAACCGAATGAGTAACCCTGCTGAAAGATTTCAGGAATGGATTGTATGTTTTAAACTTGTAGCATGACTAACATCAACGCAGCCCTACTTTCGTTTGGCATGTCCGGCAAGGTTTTTCACGCGCCTTTTCTTCACCTGCATCCCGGGTTTACCTTGCTGGGTTCGTGGGAGCGAAGCACGAAGGCCATTGCAGACCAGTATCCAGGCACGCACAGTTATGACAGTTTGGAAGCTGTTCTGGCAGATGATCGTATAGAGCTGGTGGTGGTGAATACACCCACTTATACCCATTACGAATATGCCAAAGCAGCCCTGAATGCCGGGAAGCATGTGATCGTGGAGAAGGCTTTTGTAGGGTGCACTGCAGAGGCCGTGGAGCTACAGGCACTTGCCCGGGCGCAGGGCCTGAAGCTGGCCGTATTTCAGAATCGCCGGTGGGACAGTGACTTCAAGACAGTGCAGAACGTGGTACGGCAGGGTTTGCTGGGAGACATTGTGGAAGCCAGTATTGACTTTGCACGGTATACCCCCCAACTCAGTCCCAAAACTCACAAGGAAAAACCAAGTGCGGGAGCAGGAATCATTAAGGATTTGGGTGCACATGTGATTGATCAGGCATTGTGCCTGTTTGGAATGCCCCGATCCGTTTTTGCCGATATTGCCACTACTCGAGTGGATTCTCAGGTAGACGACTACTTCGATATATTATTGAAATACGACAAAATGCGTGTCCATGTGAAGGGCGGCTATTTTTTCCGGGAGCCCACTCCTTCGTTCGCTTTTTTCGGTACGAAAGGAACGTTTTTGAAATCAAGGGCTGATGTACAGGAAGATCAGCTGAAGGCCGGCATGAAACCCAATGATCCGCAGTATGGAGTGGAGCCCGATACGGAGCAGGGGCTGCTACATACGGAGGTGGAGGGCAAGGTGATCCGTGAGAACATTCAGACCCTCCCGGGGGATTACAAGGAATACTATGAGGCGGTCTACCAGTCACTAACCAGCGATCTGCCCGAGCCCGTCACCGCACAGGATGGGGTGAATGTGATGCGTATCATCGACGCAGCCTTCGAGAGTGCTGAACAGGGGAAAGTGATAGATTTGGTATGAGGAGAAGGCAATTTTGCCTGATTAAAATAAAATTATATCGGACACTTGTCTAATTCATTAGATACACTATTTTTGCGTTCCAATTTCGCGGACAAGATCGTGATGAATAAGGTCTTGAAAACGAATTTTGGTAACGCAGCATCCTGTTTGGGTGTAGACCAATATTACACAGAGGAGTGGCAGAGTGGTCGAATGCGGCGGTCTTGAAAACCGTTGTACCGCGAGGTACCGGGGGTTCGAATCCCTCCTCCTCTGCTTTTAAGGAGTCAAATCCTACCAAAACCCTTCATACGAAATGTATGGAGGGTTTTTTCTTTTGCAGCCTACCCAAAATATTCAACTTTTCCTATATCATTGGTAACCGAATCACTTTTAACTCAGTGAGTAAGTCAAAACAAAGGTTCTTCAACGTGTAGGTGATTAGCTAATTCAAGCGCGTGAAATTATATACACTCTCATATAAATTGAAAGATAACGGCTATAATAAAATGCGTTTGGTTGAAGAGCCTTTTTTCAAATCAAATGTGCTTCCACCATCAAAAAACAAGAAGTAGATATAAACATCAAAGTTGATCCTGGTTCTTCATGGAGTAAGGAGTTATCGGTAACCAGTTATCAGGTTGGGCATAAACACCAATAGTCACCTATATATACCCTTTAGGGTATATTAGCATAAGAATATATTTTTTTATACCATTAAGGGTATAATTACTATAAATTCATATATTTACACCCGTAAGGGTATAGAGAATGAAAC
This Marinoscillum sp. 108 DNA region includes the following protein-coding sequences:
- a CDS encoding Gfo/Idh/MocA family oxidoreductase; this translates as MTNINAALLSFGMSGKVFHAPFLHLHPGFTLLGSWERSTKAIADQYPGTHSYDSLEAVLADDRIELVVVNTPTYTHYEYAKAALNAGKHVIVEKAFVGCTAEAVELQALARAQGLKLAVFQNRRWDSDFKTVQNVVRQGLLGDIVEASIDFARYTPQLSPKTHKEKPSAGAGIIKDLGAHVIDQALCLFGMPRSVFADIATTRVDSQVDDYFDILLKYDKMRVHVKGGYFFREPTPSFAFFGTKGTFLKSRADVQEDQLKAGMKPNDPQYGVEPDTEQGLLHTEVEGKVIRENIQTLPGDYKEYYEAVYQSLTSDLPEPVTAQDGVNVMRIIDAAFESAEQGKVIDLV